From one Flavobacterium sp. N502536 genomic stretch:
- a CDS encoding MBL fold metallo-hydrolase, whose translation MATQKIYLKNNVQVEPLISNWYAWHHIIPPILTGFNVVNRYIPIMESYINDPVIHETAVKDPAFRGGPFIDLDKKHVDEVAALLERTKQMAAPLFEFTDAVKELDKLLKKKATGHLMQPLYKEVPSAIRGYVELYYDRHHRPDFRFYEPLIYASPYYVESFQTVKLSLINKDADRPFIFSTPRLSNLEAALELKLPFKSKQIDELFKMKREPQTFEYIANLLNIDKNDEALFKDLFTTQEPKKYEKYTGDSMRIRYFGHACILIETKEHSIVLDPVLSYTYESDVSRFTYDDLPDEIDYVLITHGHHDHILMETMLQIRHKVKHIVVGKSIGGAIQDPSLNLLLRNLGFENIIELEELQTISAIDGIKITGIPFIGEHHDIHINSKLSYHVELDGYSLLAVADSCNQSPELYEHVHEIIGDVDVLFMGMECDGAPASWVYGPIFTTKQEREKDFSRRGRGSNYEEGIKMVNCFNVKEVYVYAMGEEPWVRHILDVEYTDESNPIVQSNMLIKDCQNRGIVAERLFAEKELFKQSVLSY comes from the coding sequence ATGGCTACTCAAAAAATATATCTGAAAAATAACGTACAGGTCGAACCGTTAATTTCAAATTGGTACGCATGGCATCATATTATACCGCCAATCCTTACGGGATTTAACGTGGTGAACCGCTACATTCCGATTATGGAATCGTATATAAACGATCCTGTGATACATGAGACAGCCGTAAAAGACCCTGCGTTTAGAGGAGGCCCTTTTATAGATTTAGATAAAAAACACGTTGACGAAGTAGCCGCCCTGCTCGAAAGAACAAAACAAATGGCAGCGCCGCTTTTTGAATTTACAGATGCCGTAAAAGAACTGGATAAACTGCTGAAGAAAAAAGCCACCGGACATTTAATGCAGCCGCTTTACAAAGAAGTTCCTTCGGCAATCAGAGGGTATGTCGAATTGTATTATGACAGACATCACAGACCCGACTTTAGGTTTTACGAACCGCTGATTTATGCAAGTCCGTATTATGTAGAATCCTTTCAAACGGTGAAACTGTCTTTAATTAATAAGGATGCAGACAGACCTTTTATTTTCTCTACGCCAAGATTATCTAACCTGGAGGCGGCACTGGAACTAAAATTGCCTTTTAAATCGAAACAAATCGACGAATTGTTTAAGATGAAACGTGAGCCTCAAACTTTCGAATACATTGCGAACCTGCTGAACATTGATAAAAACGATGAAGCACTGTTTAAAGATTTGTTTACCACACAGGAACCTAAAAAATATGAAAAATATACCGGAGACAGCATGCGTATCCGATACTTCGGACATGCCTGTATCCTGATCGAAACCAAAGAACACTCTATCGTGCTCGATCCGGTTTTGAGTTACACCTACGAATCGGATGTATCCCGATTTACGTATGACGATTTGCCGGACGAAATAGATTATGTACTCATCACACACGGGCATCACGACCACATATTGATGGAAACGATGCTGCAAATCAGACACAAAGTAAAACACATAGTAGTTGGAAAAAGCATAGGCGGAGCCATACAGGACCCATCATTGAATTTATTGCTGCGAAACCTGGGCTTCGAAAACATTATCGAATTAGAAGAACTGCAAACCATTTCGGCTATCGATGGTATAAAAATTACAGGAATTCCATTTATCGGAGAACACCACGACATTCACATCAACAGCAAACTTTCGTATCACGTCGAATTAGACGGTTACTCGCTATTGGCAGTGGCAGACTCCTGCAATCAGTCGCCTGAATTGTACGAACATGTGCATGAAATTATCGGTGATGTCGATGTTTTGTTTATGGGAATGGAATGCGACGGAGCCCCTGCTTCCTGGGTTTACGGACCTATTTTTACCACTAAACAGGAACGCGAAAAAGATTTCAGCCGAAGAGGAAGAGGCAGTAATTATGAGGAAGGAATCAAGATGGTCAACTGCTTTAATGTCAAAGAAGTCTATGTATACGCCATGGGAGAAGAACCGTGGGTGCGACACATTTTGGATGTTGAATATACAGACGAATCCAACCCAATCGTACAATCCAATATGTTAATCAAAGATTGCCAAAACAGGGGCATCGTCGCCGAAAGATTATTTGCCGAAAAAGAACTGTTTAAACAAAGCGTGTTATCGTACTAA
- a CDS encoding non-ribosomal peptide synthetase yields MTYQELDEVSNKLGNYLKKKYGVKPNEFVGVKLNRSEWNVISLLAILKSGGVYVPIDIAYPEERIDYIIENSDCKLVIDSDEIYDFRSMEKLYSSVLDTADSNPDDLAYLIYTSGSTGNPKGVAIQHAAIANTILSQIEIFGNENKERALQLASFSFDASISEIFTVLASGGELHLITDELKKDTEELENYIEEHAINFATISPSYLKLVQLDKIKNLKKLVTAGEAAPVEEVKKYLTYGGTCFNAYGPTETSICATIYKIDGNDSLQEQANVPIGFPIANTKIYILGTDEKLLPFGAIGEIYVSGAGLAQGYLNNPEMTHQKFINNPFAEGEKLYKTGDLGKWLANGAIEYAGRNDDQVKVRGFRIELGEIETVIKQHEAIEDAVVVVKEDSLGIKETVAFFVLTPDSVSDTDDIKEFLEDKLPEYMIPSHFISLKEFPLTLNGKIDKKKLLQNKSLTENFSRNYLAPRDEVESKLAALWEEVLEVDQVGVLDDFFKIGGHSLKATYLITRIKTEFNAKLDLISIFNNATLEAMAGEIKKAQLVNAEVTISDDFENISI; encoded by the coding sequence ATAACCTATCAGGAACTGGATGAAGTATCCAACAAGCTGGGGAATTATTTAAAGAAAAAATACGGTGTAAAACCAAATGAATTTGTTGGTGTTAAATTAAACCGAAGCGAGTGGAATGTCATTTCGTTATTGGCCATTTTAAAAAGTGGAGGAGTTTATGTACCAATCGACATCGCTTATCCGGAGGAACGAATTGATTATATTATTGAAAACAGCGATTGTAAACTGGTTATTGATTCCGATGAAATTTACGATTTCAGATCGATGGAAAAGCTTTACAGCAGTGTTTTAGATACAGCTGACAGCAATCCGGATGACCTGGCTTATCTTATTTACACCTCCGGTTCAACAGGTAACCCGAAAGGAGTGGCGATACAACACGCTGCGATTGCGAATACCATTTTGTCGCAGATCGAAATTTTTGGAAATGAAAACAAAGAAAGAGCGCTTCAGTTAGCTTCCTTTTCGTTTGATGCTTCCATTTCTGAAATATTCACCGTTTTGGCTTCGGGTGGAGAATTACACCTCATAACGGATGAGCTAAAAAAAGACACCGAAGAATTAGAAAATTACATCGAGGAGCATGCTATTAATTTTGCCACCATTTCTCCGTCGTATTTAAAATTAGTACAGCTCGATAAAATTAAAAATTTAAAAAAGCTCGTAACCGCTGGAGAAGCGGCTCCTGTAGAAGAAGTAAAAAAATACCTGACCTATGGCGGAACTTGCTTTAATGCTTACGGTCCTACAGAAACCAGTATTTGCGCTACCATTTATAAGATCGACGGAAACGATTCGTTACAGGAACAAGCAAATGTTCCGATAGGATTCCCGATTGCCAACACCAAAATTTACATACTGGGAACTGATGAAAAATTGCTTCCGTTTGGCGCCATCGGTGAAATTTATGTAAGCGGAGCCGGTTTAGCCCAGGGCTATCTGAACAATCCTGAAATGACACATCAAAAGTTTATAAACAATCCTTTTGCCGAAGGTGAAAAATTATACAAAACCGGTGATTTAGGAAAATGGCTTGCTAATGGTGCGATTGAATATGCCGGACGAAATGACGATCAGGTAAAAGTGAGAGGCTTTAGAATTGAACTGGGCGAAATAGAAACCGTCATCAAACAACACGAAGCGATCGAAGATGCTGTGGTAGTAGTCAAAGAAGACAGTTTAGGGATTAAGGAAACCGTTGCCTTTTTTGTACTGACTCCCGATTCGGTTTCAGATACAGATGATATTAAAGAATTTTTAGAAGACAAACTGCCGGAATATATGATTCCGTCTCACTTTATAAGTTTAAAAGAATTTCCGCTTACCCTAAATGGAAAAATAGACAAAAAGAAACTTTTACAGAACAAGTCACTAACCGAAAACTTTTCGAGAAACTATCTGGCACCCCGCGATGAGGTAGAAAGTAAACTTGCTGCTTTGTGGGAAGAAGTTTTGGAAGTGGATCAGGTGGGGGTACTGGATGACTTTTTTAAAATAGGCGGTCACAGTTTAAAAGCCACTTATCTGATCACCAGAATAAAAACGGAATTTAACGCAAAGCTCGACCTTATTTCGATTTTCAACAATGCTACTTTAGAAGCAATGGCCGGTGAAATCAAGAAAGCACAACTCGTAAATGCTGAAGTCACTATTAGTGATGACTTTGAAAATATCTCTATATAA
- a CDS encoding non-ribosomal peptide synthetase — protein sequence MKKLIEKLQGEGILLEIVDNKLKVFAEKSNIDHSLIEEIKKHKEELTLFLLDNAKLQSSKPALPEILKTTDSAYYPLSSSQYRMWVLSQMEESNRAYNVPALYTFEGNLKVKTLEQAFQLVIERHEILRTQFVSQENSVAQKIIPAGAIQFCVAEIDVRNTTTSVEALISKEMSYSFDLENDLLLKSTVYQTEENQWIFFFMIHHIISDGWSMGVLINEILENYIALEKGNTVAKEPLAIQYKDYAVWQQNLLNEDYFAAHKAYWISQISGEIPKIQLPFSKTRPVLKTYNGDTVYRTINKETSTKFQKVCLDNESTLFMGLLATLKILLYKYTNQTDVIVGSPIAGRETQLLHHQLGLYLNTIALRTAVDAKDSFESFLKRIKETTLKAYNYQAYPFDKLIEDAKPETDLSRNPLFDIFLILQNNESASVKNIGEHLKVQALETENKTSKFDLLFNFVEVDENLEFSIVYNTDLYDAFFIEQITVHFEHLLNAVSTIPSETIENIALVSDAEKKKLILDFNATEYTKQVCAPLNVLFEEQVEKLAGHTALRFKEKEFTFQELNEKVNQLAYYLREEKNITQGDFVVVKLPRSEQMIVALMAIIKAGAAYIPIEPQYPEERINFIIADSQCKFLIDEAVLENISEQLATFPKNNPQNHNKVTDLAYVLYTSGSTGNPKGCMITHEGVTNRIDWMWNEYHYTSDDVILQKTTFTFDVSVWEIFMSLCWGTKMVLCEQDDISAPHRILNLIETNGVTSLHFVPSMLNTFIASVANTAQLADKLASLRAVITSGEALTPKTVNEWYSKISAAPIYNLYGPTEASIDVTYFNTAPGNESIPIGKPIWNTQIYILSDSGVVQPIGLAGEICIAGKGLALGYLNNADLTSQKFVANPFHPGEKMYKTGDLGLWSPDGNIEYLGRKDFQVKIRGFRIELEEIEAALNQHPQIATAVVLDHTNENSGDKYLTGYLVATTELVKEELNLWLGNKLPPYMIPSNFVVVEEIPLTNSGKVDRNKLRKSNGVSLKTTVAYIPAQNDTEQKLVEIWEAILQNNKIGILEDFFTLGGHSLSATHLSNVVNREFNVKINLRDVFENRNIQSLAKKITETATAVYQEIKEAPKGANYLLSSGQKRLWLLSHLEEASVALNMYKIFTFTGVLDLSIFKEAFLTVIKRHESLRTVFRLDENGIVKQYIKSFDQNVLNLTIEDFRQNQHTQETIDAKINQEIDQPFNLEEDSLLRLKLYQLQDDQWIFSFVMHHIISDGLSMNILTKEFVSHYQTLAKGKAVTAPDLKIQYKDYAQWQTDQFQTEDYKNQLQHWLKKFEGEVPVLDFPTDKSRAAINAYQGDSVDFIIEKETLSKFKNFCASHGVTVFTGLLALVKTLLYKYTQQQDITVGTPIGGRIHTDLEDQIGLYINTVPLRTVFDENNDFTHLLHKVEQSVIDAQENQMVAFDELVLNLDLQMSRNRHPLFDVWFVLRDNAIEADKQTLEIENLQIAEYNEVTLKKCLFDLVFNFIESEGQLEGKIEYKSGLYVRETIVRLIANLKVLLNQVILNTDQSLAALSFLNAEEENLLLHVFNKTDRDYSAEPKTLTELFTKQAAKTPEQTAIVFEDKK from the coding sequence ATGAAAAAATTAATTGAGAAACTACAGGGAGAAGGAATTTTACTTGAAATAGTGGATAATAAATTAAAGGTTTTTGCCGAAAAATCGAATATTGACCATAGCTTAATTGAAGAAATAAAAAAGCATAAAGAAGAATTGACGCTTTTTTTGCTCGACAATGCAAAACTGCAATCGTCAAAACCGGCACTGCCTGAAATTCTAAAAACGACCGATTCAGCGTACTATCCGTTATCTTCTTCTCAATACAGAATGTGGGTTTTAAGTCAGATGGAAGAATCTAACCGGGCCTACAATGTTCCGGCATTATACACTTTTGAAGGCAATCTTAAGGTAAAAACATTAGAACAAGCCTTTCAACTTGTGATAGAACGCCATGAAATTCTGAGAACTCAATTTGTAAGTCAGGAGAACAGTGTAGCCCAAAAAATAATACCTGCCGGAGCAATACAATTCTGTGTAGCCGAAATAGATGTAAGGAATACCACCACGAGTGTTGAGGCATTAATTAGCAAAGAAATGTCGTATTCTTTTGATCTTGAAAACGATTTACTCCTAAAAAGTACGGTGTACCAAACCGAAGAGAACCAATGGATTTTCTTTTTTATGATTCATCATATCATTAGCGACGGCTGGTCTATGGGCGTACTCATAAATGAAATATTAGAAAACTATATTGCATTAGAGAAAGGAAATACCGTTGCAAAAGAGCCGTTGGCCATACAATACAAAGACTATGCGGTATGGCAGCAAAACCTGCTGAACGAGGATTATTTTGCAGCGCATAAAGCTTATTGGATCTCACAGATTTCAGGTGAAATTCCTAAAATTCAGCTTCCTTTCAGTAAAACAAGACCAGTATTAAAAACATACAATGGAGATACCGTTTACAGAACGATAAACAAAGAAACAAGTACGAAGTTCCAAAAAGTATGTCTGGACAACGAGAGTACCTTGTTTATGGGGCTACTGGCAACCCTAAAAATATTGCTTTACAAATACACCAATCAAACCGATGTGATTGTCGGGTCTCCGATAGCGGGTCGTGAAACACAGCTGCTTCATCATCAGTTGGGCTTGTATTTGAATACCATCGCGTTAAGGACAGCTGTTGACGCCAAAGATAGTTTTGAATCTTTCTTAAAAAGGATAAAAGAAACAACGCTTAAAGCCTACAACTATCAGGCATATCCTTTTGATAAGCTAATAGAAGATGCAAAACCGGAGACTGATTTAAGCAGAAATCCGTTGTTTGATATCTTCCTGATTTTACAAAACAACGAAAGTGCAAGCGTAAAAAACATTGGTGAGCATTTAAAAGTTCAGGCTTTAGAAACTGAAAACAAAACCAGTAAGTTTGATTTGCTCTTCAATTTTGTTGAGGTTGACGAAAATTTAGAATTCAGTATCGTTTACAATACCGATTTGTACGATGCCTTTTTTATCGAGCAAATCACCGTTCATTTTGAACATTTATTAAACGCCGTCAGCACAATCCCATCAGAAACCATAGAAAATATAGCGTTGGTTAGTGATGCCGAAAAGAAAAAACTGATTCTGGATTTTAATGCTACCGAGTACACAAAACAGGTATGTGCTCCGTTAAATGTTTTATTTGAAGAGCAGGTTGAAAAATTGGCCGGTCATACAGCACTTCGCTTCAAAGAAAAAGAATTTACGTTTCAAGAACTAAATGAAAAAGTCAATCAGCTGGCTTATTATTTACGCGAAGAAAAAAACATTACACAAGGCGATTTCGTAGTGGTAAAACTGCCACGAAGCGAACAAATGATTGTGGCTCTTATGGCAATCATAAAAGCGGGAGCTGCCTATATTCCGATAGAACCACAATATCCGGAAGAAAGAATAAACTTTATTATAGCCGACAGTCAATGCAAATTTTTGATCGATGAAGCTGTTTTAGAAAACATTTCAGAACAGCTGGCAACTTTCCCTAAAAATAACCCGCAAAACCACAATAAAGTTACTGATTTGGCCTACGTATTGTACACCTCGGGATCTACCGGTAACCCAAAAGGGTGTATGATTACGCACGAAGGAGTTACCAACAGAATCGACTGGATGTGGAACGAATACCACTATACTTCCGATGACGTTATTTTGCAAAAAACCACTTTCACTTTTGATGTTTCGGTATGGGAAATTTTTATGTCTTTATGCTGGGGAACTAAAATGGTGCTGTGCGAACAGGACGATATTTCGGCTCCGCATCGCATCTTAAATTTGATTGAAACAAACGGAGTAACCAGTCTGCACTTTGTGCCAAGTATGCTCAATACTTTTATCGCTTCTGTGGCAAATACAGCACAATTAGCGGATAAGCTGGCCAGTTTGCGTGCTGTGATCACCAGTGGTGAAGCTCTAACGCCAAAGACCGTTAACGAATGGTACAGCAAAATTTCTGCCGCGCCTATTTACAATCTTTATGGCCCGACCGAAGCTTCGATAGACGTTACCTACTTTAATACTGCTCCAGGCAATGAAAGCATCCCAATCGGGAAACCGATATGGAACACTCAGATCTATATTTTGAGCGATTCAGGAGTGGTGCAGCCTATTGGTTTAGCTGGAGAAATTTGCATTGCAGGAAAAGGACTGGCTTTGGGGTATTTAAACAATGCGGACTTAACCAGTCAAAAGTTTGTGGCGAATCCGTTTCATCCCGGAGAAAAAATGTACAAAACCGGAGATCTCGGTCTGTGGTCGCCTGACGGAAATATCGAATACTTGGGTCGAAAAGATTTTCAGGTAAAAATTAGAGGATTTAGAATCGAACTCGAAGAAATAGAGGCCGCTTTAAACCAACATCCTCAAATTGCAACGGCGGTCGTATTGGACCATACCAATGAAAACAGCGGTGATAAATACCTGACCGGATATCTGGTGGCAACGACCGAATTGGTTAAGGAAGAACTCAACTTATGGCTGGGAAACAAATTGCCTCCCTATATGATTCCGTCTAATTTTGTGGTAGTGGAGGAAATTCCGTTAACCAATAGCGGTAAAGTAGACCGAAATAAATTGCGTAAAAGCAATGGCGTGAGTTTAAAAACAACCGTTGCTTATATCCCTGCTCAAAATGATACCGAGCAAAAACTAGTGGAAATCTGGGAAGCGATACTCCAAAACAACAAGATCGGCATACTTGAAGATTTTTTCACACTTGGCGGACACAGTCTTAGCGCTACCCATTTATCAAATGTTGTAAACAGGGAATTTAATGTAAAAATTAACCTCAGAGATGTTTTCGAAAACCGAAACATTCAAAGCCTGGCCAAAAAAATAACCGAAACTGCGACTGCTGTTTATCAGGAAATCAAAGAAGCTCCGAAGGGTGCCAATTATCTGCTTTCATCAGGGCAAAAAAGGCTTTGGTTGCTGTCTCATTTGGAAGAGGCCAGTGTGGCTTTAAACATGTACAAAATATTTACGTTTACCGGAGTATTGGATCTTTCGATTTTCAAAGAAGCTTTTCTGACCGTAATAAAAAGACACGAAAGTTTACGAACCGTTTTCAGACTGGACGAAAATGGAATCGTTAAGCAATACATTAAATCGTTTGATCAAAATGTATTGAATCTGACGATTGAGGATTTTAGGCAAAATCAACATACTCAGGAAACCATAGATGCGAAGATCAATCAGGAAATCGACCAGCCTTTTAATCTCGAAGAAGATTCGTTACTACGATTGAAATTGTATCAGCTACAAGACGATCAATGGATATTTTCGTTTGTCATGCACCATATTATCAGTGATGGATTGTCGATGAACATCCTGACCAAAGAGTTTGTATCCCATTACCAAACGCTGGCCAAAGGAAAGGCGGTAACGGCTCCCGATTTAAAAATTCAGTACAAAGATTATGCGCAATGGCAAACCGATCAGTTTCAAACAGAGGATTATAAAAATCAGTTACAGCATTGGTTAAAAAAGTTTGAAGGCGAAGTACCTGTACTAGACTTTCCTACTGATAAATCAAGAGCAGCAATCAATGCTTATCAGGGAGATTCGGTTGATTTTATTATTGAAAAAGAAACCCTTTCAAAATTCAAAAACTTTTGTGCGAGTCACGGAGTCACGGTTTTTACCGGACTTTTGGCTCTCGTTAAAACCTTATTGTACAAATATACCCAGCAACAGGATATTACCGTAGGAACACCCATAGGAGGCAGAATCCATACCGATTTAGAAGACCAGATTGGACTTTATATCAACACGGTTCCATTGCGAACGGTATTCGACGAAAATAACGATTTTACCCATTTACTACACAAAGTAGAGCAAAGTGTTATCGATGCACAGGAAAATCAAATGGTTGCTTTTGATGAACTGGTGCTCAATTTAGATTTGCAAATGAGTCGTAACAGACACCCATTATTTGATGTATGGTTTGTGTTAAGAGACAATGCTATTGAGGCCGACAAACAGACACTCGAAATAGAAAACCTGCAAATTGCAGAATACAATGAGGTAACCCTGAAAAAATGTTTGTTTGACTTAGTATTCAACTTCATCGAAAGCGAAGGACAGTTAGAAGGTAAAATTGAATACAAATCGGGCTTGTATGTTCGCGAAACCATTGTACGACTGATCGCCAACTTAAAAGTACTGCTGAATCAGGTAATTTTAAATACCGATCAAAGCCTGGCTGCCTTGTCTTTCCTGAATGCCGAAGAAGAAAACTTACTGCTTCATGTTTTTAATAAAACCGATAGAGATTATAGCGCAGAGCCGAAAACCTTAACAGAGTTGTTTACCAAACAGGCAGCAAAAACGCCGGAACAAACAGCAATTGTTTTTGAAGATAAAAAATAA